One genomic window of Evansella cellulosilytica DSM 2522 includes the following:
- a CDS encoding S8 family peptidase, with protein sequence MAPLQQLVVCFKPRTKRSSCLKMHKEMKAKLVKEMKEIGMHVVRVPNNEASSCLTKYASSPSVRFVEEDQFIQVEPISTSSDLASINNNTSTTTNDPLLQKQWGLENVNAQEAWELANVSPISSTIAILDTGVSRHHEDLRGKVIHQAIFSNSSTVDDVHGHGTHVAGIAAAITNNGNGIAGISYNSAGIMNIKVMGDTGGGTMSNVAEGIIYATNQGADVINLSLGSTMISETLRSAVNYAHNNGVLLVGAAGNNATNMEHYPAAYNQVLAVAATNETNELTSFSNYGTWVEIAAPGQEIVSTYINEESGNSLSEYSAASGTSQAAPFISGLAALIKSTTPTLNNREMRVILQRAANQSVSGGPIRFGRIDARRAIQLALNIANNNPQQRTNIPGLWLNL encoded by the coding sequence ATGGCTCCGTTACAACAATTGGTAGTTTGCTTTAAGCCTAGGACTAAAAGGTCAAGTTGTTTAAAAATGCATAAAGAAATGAAAGCAAAGCTAGTGAAGGAAATGAAAGAAATTGGGATGCATGTTGTTCGCGTTCCGAATAATGAGGCTTCATCGTGTCTAACGAAATATGCCTCTTCTCCATCTGTGAGGTTTGTGGAAGAAGACCAATTTATACAAGTGGAACCAATATCGACAAGTAGTGATCTAGCTTCTATTAATAATAATACGAGCACGACAACAAATGATCCTTTACTTCAAAAGCAATGGGGATTAGAAAATGTAAACGCACAAGAAGCATGGGAGCTAGCAAATGTTTCTCCTATTTCATCAACGATTGCCATCCTTGATACAGGTGTAAGTCGTCATCATGAAGACTTGAGAGGTAAGGTAATCCACCAAGCAATTTTTTCAAACTCGTCGACGGTGGATGATGTACACGGTCATGGCACTCATGTTGCGGGAATAGCGGCTGCAATCACAAACAACGGAAACGGTATTGCAGGGATTAGCTATAATTCCGCAGGTATTATGAATATAAAAGTGATGGGTGACACTGGTGGTGGCACGATGAGTAATGTAGCAGAAGGGATAATCTACGCTACAAATCAGGGAGCGGATGTCATTAACTTGAGCTTAGGCTCCACAATGATCAGCGAAACGTTAAGGAGTGCCGTTAACTACGCGCATAACAATGGAGTTTTACTCGTTGGTGCAGCTGGAAACAATGCAACGAATATGGAACATTATCCTGCTGCTTACAATCAAGTACTTGCAGTTGCCGCGACGAACGAAACCAATGAGCTTACCTCGTTCTCCAATTATGGAACATGGGTTGAAATAGCTGCACCAGGACAAGAGATTGTTTCAACTTATATAAATGAAGAATCAGGAAATTCTCTATCGGAGTATAGTGCTGCATCAGGAACGTCACAAGCGGCACCATTCATTAGTGGTCTCGCTGCTTTAATAAAATCAACAACCCCCACGCTAAATAACAGAGAAATGAGAGTAATCCTTCAGCGAGCTGCAAATCAGTCTGTTTCAGGAGGACCTATTCGTTTTGGCAGAATTGATGCAAGGAGAGCAATACAGCTTGCTCTGAACATAGCAAATAATAATCCCCAGCAAAGAACTAATATCCCAGGATTGTGGTTGAATCTTTAA
- a CDS encoding fasciclin domain-containing protein — protein sequence MKKGYVVFLLVFMMALPFVTGALAEENTETRKDIVDTAVEAGNFKTLAAALEKADLVDALKGDGPYTVFAPTDEAFEKLLKELNITPEELLARKDLKDILQYHVVADKVMAKDLKDKMKVKTLSKKKLTITLDPVRVNNANVVKADVETSNGVIHVIDTVLIP from the coding sequence ATGAAAAAGGGTTATGTTGTTTTTTTACTTGTTTTCATGATGGCGTTACCGTTTGTCACCGGAGCATTAGCCGAGGAAAATACAGAAACTAGAAAGGATATTGTAGATACAGCTGTTGAAGCTGGAAACTTTAAGACGTTAGCGGCTGCACTAGAAAAAGCAGATTTAGTAGATGCATTAAAAGGGGACGGACCATATACAGTCTTTGCGCCAACGGATGAAGCATTTGAAAAACTACTAAAGGAATTAAATATCACACCGGAAGAACTTCTAGCTCGAAAGGATTTAAAAGATATCCTGCAATATCATGTTGTTGCTGATAAAGTGATGGCAAAGGATTTAAAGGATAAAATGAAGGTGAAAACATTATCAAAGAAAAAACTAACCATTACGTTGGATCCAGTTCGTGTCAATAATGCAAATGTTGTAAAAGCCGACGTTGAAACATCAAATGGTGTAATCCATGTTATTGATACAGTGTTAATACCGTAA
- a CDS encoding YuzB family protein → MGIVVVEVCSSNFIHSIDIEGIIESEYPEVAVIENTCLSFCGMCAKSPFAIVNGKRIFAKTPEECLEKIKKQIEAELEAYSL, encoded by the coding sequence TTGGGGATTGTTGTTGTTGAAGTATGTTCGAGTAATTTCATTCATTCCATAGATATTGAAGGTATAATTGAAAGTGAATACCCAGAAGTAGCAGTTATAGAAAACACCTGTCTTTCGTTTTGTGGCATGTGTGCAAAAAGTCCCTTTGCTATCGTAAATGGAAAAAGAATCTTTGCGAAAACACCCGAAGAATGCTTAGAAAAAATAAAAAAGCAGATTGAGGCAGAGCTTGAAGCCTATTCATTATAA
- a CDS encoding ABC transporter ATP-binding protein has protein sequence MNTILEFNNVSYFYKDGEEIIHILKDANCYFEKGKLYAMLGPSGSGKTTAIALAGGLDKPKTGSVLYNDKSIRDIGYTKYRRANRAIVFQSYNLIPYLTALQNVITGMEISGSKDIDKKKTAMDFLNKVGLTSDEANRNVLKLSGGQQQRVAIARALACDVELILADEPTGNLDQETAEGIIKIFKDLAHNEGKCVIIVTHAQNVAESADEVIRLNKGQFYRD, from the coding sequence ATGAACACTATATTGGAATTCAATAACGTATCTTATTTTTATAAAGATGGAGAAGAGATCATTCACATATTAAAGGACGCAAACTGTTACTTTGAAAAAGGTAAACTATATGCGATGTTAGGTCCTTCTGGATCTGGGAAAACAACAGCAATTGCCTTAGCAGGAGGGCTTGATAAACCTAAAACAGGTAGTGTCTTATATAATGATAAAAGTATTCGTGACATTGGATATACAAAGTATAGACGGGCTAACAGAGCTATCGTATTTCAATCCTATAATCTCATACCATATTTAACTGCATTACAAAATGTCATTACAGGTATGGAAATTTCAGGGTCTAAAGACATAGATAAGAAAAAAACAGCGATGGACTTTTTAAATAAAGTAGGGTTAACGAGTGATGAAGCAAATCGTAATGTATTAAAGCTATCCGGAGGTCAGCAGCAACGCGTGGCGATAGCTAGAGCTTTAGCTTGTGATGTAGAATTAATTCTAGCTGATGAGCCAACTGGAAACTTAGATCAAGAGACAGCAGAAGGAATCATAAAAATATTTAAGGACTTGGCTCATAATGAGGGGAAATGTGTCATTATCGTTACACATGCACAAAACGTTGCGGAATCAGCTGACGAAGTGATCCGACTTAATAAAGGCCAATTTTATAGGGATTAG